One stretch of Labrus bergylta chromosome 24, fLabBer1.1, whole genome shotgun sequence DNA includes these proteins:
- the LOC110004602 gene encoding signal transducer and activator of transcription 1-like yields MSLPVVVISNVCQLPSGWASILWYNMLTSEPRNLKFFLSAPQAKWSQLSELLSWQFSSVTKRGLNQEQLNMLADKLLGAKAKRNPEGQIPWTKFCKSANEKAYSFWLWIEGILDVIKRHLLSLWNDG; encoded by the exons ATGTCCCTGCCTGTTGTTGTCATCTCTAACGTCTGTCAGCTGCCCAGCGGCTGGGCCTCCATCCTCTGGTACAACATGCTGACCTCCGAGCCCAGG aATCTGAAGTTCTTCCTCAGCGCTCCGCAGGCCAAGTGGTCTCAGCTGTCCGAGCTCCTCAGCTGGCAGTTCTCCTCCGTCACCAAGCGAGGCCTGAACCAGGAGCAGCTCAACATGCTGGCTGACAAACTGCTCG GAGCCAAAGCCAAGAGGAACCCAGAGGGACAAATCCCCTGGACCAAGTTCTGCAAG AGTGCGAACGAGAAAGCGTATTCCTTCTGGTTGTGGATCGAAGGAATCCTGGATGTGATTAAAAGACACCTGCTTTCCCTTTGGAATGACGGGTGA